The window AAGGGCCGCGTCGGCTTCGGTCACGGCAAGGCGCGCGAGGTTCCCGAGGCGATCCGCAAGGCGACGGAAGCGGCCAAGCGCTCGCTCCTGCGCGTGCCGCTGCGCGATGCGCGCACGCTGCACCACGACAGCGAAGGCCGTCACGGCGCCGGCAAGGTGGTGCTGCGCTCGGCTCCCGCCGGTACCGGCATCATCGCCGGCGGCGCCATGCGCGCCGTGTTCGAGATGCTGGGCGTGCACGACGTCGTTGCCAAGTCGCTCGGCTCGACCAACCCCTACAACGTCGTCCGCGCGACCTTCGATGCCCTGAAGCATCAGGAGAATCCGCGCGGCGTCGCGGCTCGCCGCAACAAGAAGGTGAGCGAGATCGTCTCGCGCCGCCGTGACGGCTCGGTTGCCGGCGAGACTGTTGCCGAGGCGTGATCTGACGTCCGGACCGAATACCCAAGGAACGAAGTGACATGGCCAAGAAGACCATCACCGTTGAGCAGATCGCCAGTGCCAACCGGCGGCCTGCCATCCAGACCCAGACGTTGCGTGGCCTTGGCCTCGATAAGCTGCATCGCACGCGCAGGCTGGAGGACACTCCGGCCATTCGCGGCATGATCAACTCTATCCCCCACCTGGTGCGCATCGTCGACGTACCGGCGGCGAAGAAATCTTAAGGAGCTAGGGTCCGATGCGGCTCAATGAAATCAAGGACAAGCACGGCGCCCGCAAGGAGCGCGTGCGCGTCGGCCGTGGCATCGGCTCCGGCCTCGGCAAGCAGGGTGGCCGCGGCGGCAAGGGCCAGACCGCGCGTACCGGCGTCGCCATCGGCGGCTTCGAAGGCGGTCAGATGCCTCTGCATCGCCGCTTGCCGAAGCGCGGCTTCAACAAGTGGCGCCGCAAGGACTACAACGAGATCAACGTCGGCGCGCTGCAGCAGGCGATCGACGACAAGCGCCTGGACGCCGGCAAGCCGGTCGATCTGGAGTCGCTCGTCGCCGCCGGTATCATCCGCCGCCCCAAGGACGGCCTGCGCCTCCTCGGCAACGGTGAGATCAAGGCCAAGCTGAGCCTGACCGTCAACCACGCCTCCGGTACCGCCAAGGCGGCCATCGAGAAGGCCGGCGGGTCGATCAAGCTCATCGTGAAGAAGGTGCTTGAGGCCGACGAGATCAAGCGCAAGAAGACGGCCGCCAAGAAGAGCGCCGGCAAGACGCCCAAGAAGCCCGCAGGGGACGCCGCCACCGAGGAGTAACCTTGGCGCACGAGCCGGCGATCACCCGATTGCCGGCAGTTTTTGAGCGGCGTTGCCACCCCGGCCTAGAGATCCCATCTGATGGGAGATCTAGGGGGCGGCCCGCGGCTACGGGCGCGAAGGTTGGGAGAGACGAACCATGGTTTCCGCTGCCGAGCAGCTTGCCGCCAATCTGAACTTCGGCGCCTTCGCCAAAGCCGAAGATCTCAAGCGCCGCATCTACTTCACGCTGGGCGCGCTCATCGTCTACCGGTTCGGCACCTTCATTCCGCTGCCGGGCGTCAACCCGACCGCATTCGCGCAGACGTTCAGCGCCAACGCCTCCGGCATCCTCGGCATGTTCAACATGTTCGCGGGCGGTGCCGTCGAGCGCATGGCGATCTTCGCCTTGAACATCATGCCCTACATCTCGGCATCGATCATCATGCAGCTGATGAGCTCGATGTCGCCGAAGCTCGAGGCCTTGAAGAAGGAAGGCGAGCAGGGGCGCAAGCAGATCAACCAGTACACCCGCTACCTCACGGTGGTCCTGGCAGCTTTCCAGGCGTACGGCATCGCCATCGGCCTCGAGGGCTCGCACGGCGCGGCGGGCCCGGTGGTTTTGGACCCAGGCTGGTTCTTCCGCATCACTACCGTCATCACGCTGGTCGGCGGCACGCTGTTCCTGATGTGGCTCGGCGAGCAGATCACGCAGCGCGGCGTCGGCAACGGCATTTCGCTCATCATCTTCGCCGGCATCGTCGCTGGTCTGCCGGCGGCGCTCGTCGGCCTGTTCGAGCTGGCGCGCACGGGCTCGCTGTCGGTCGGCCTGCTGCTCCTGCTGCTGGCGCTGATGCTGTTCGTCGTCGCCGCCATCGTGTTCATGGAGCGCGCGCAGCGCCGCCTGCTGATCCAGTATCCGAAACGCCAGGTCGGCAACCGGATGTTCCAGGGCGATAGTTCGCACCTGCCGTTGAAGCTCAACTCGGCCGGCGTCATCCCGCCGATCTTCGCTTCGTCGCTGCTGCTGCTGCCGATCACCGCCGCGCAGTTCACCGCCGGCCAGGGGCCGCAGTGGCTCAACGACGTGACGGCGGCGCTGGGCAGCGGCCAGCCGCTCCACATCGCCCTCTACGTGGCCCTGATTATCTTCTTCGCCTTCTTCTACACGGCCGTCGTGTTTAACCCGAAGGAGACGGCGGACAACCTGCGCAAATACGGCGGGTTCCTGCCCGGTATCCGCCCCGGCGAGAAGACGGCCGAGTACATCGACTATGTCCTCACGCGCATCACTGTCGTCGGCGCCATCTACCTTGCCGCGGTCTGCGTATTGCCGGAAATACTCATTTCCTACGCGGCCGTGCCGTTCTACTTTGGCGGCACCTCACTGCTCATCGCGGTGAGCGTGACCATGGACACGGTGGCACAGGTGCAGAGCCATCTGCTCGCGCACCAGTATGAAGGCCTTATCAAGAAGGCCAAGCTGAGAGGCGCGACGGGGCGAGGGCGCAGATGAACCTAATCCTGCTGGGTCCCCCGGGAGCCGGCAAAGGAACGCAAGGCGAAAATCTTGCCAAGAAACGGGGGCTCATTCAGCTTTCGACGGGTGACATGCTCCGCCAGGCCGTCAAGGCCGGAACCCCCGTCGGGCTGGTAGCCAGCGCCATCATGGAGGCCGGAGGCCTCGTTCCCGACGACGTCGTCATCAACATCATCGCCGAGCGCATTGCCCAGCCGGACTGCGCCAAGGGCTTCATTCTCGACGGCTTTCCGCGCACCCTGAAGCAGGCGGCGGCGCTCGATGAGCTGTTGACAGCCACGGGCAAGCAGCTCGACGCCGTGATCGAGCTCAAGGTTAACGACGATGCGCTGCTGTCGCGCATCGAGAACCGGGCGCGCGAGACCATCGCCGCGGGGGGCGTGCCGCGCGCCGACGACAATGCCGAGGCGCTGCGCAAGCGTCTGATGGCCTATTATCGCGAGACGGCGCCGCTCATCGGCTACTATTTCGCCAAGGGCAAGCTGCACTGTGTGGACGGAATGGCGCCGATTCCCCAGGTGGAGAGCCAGGTGGACGCTGTTCTGAACAGCGTCGCCGCACCCTGAAAAAACCGTTATCAGCAGATTGACGGGGAATTATTGCTCCGGTACAACACCCCGTTCTTAACGCACCTTGCAAAAAATCCGGTCTGCCACCAGACGGGCCGGATGGGTGCGTTTTTGGCGCATGAACATTAAAGCAGCGGTGTGCCGCAGCGGGGGCGGGGAGCTTCCTCCGGCGGCAATCGATACCTCAGGAGAGATGTGTGGCCCGTATCGCAGGCGTCAACATTCCGACGCAGAAGCGCGTCGTCATCGCGCTTCAATACATTCATGGCATCGGCCAGAAGTTTGCCCATGAAATCTGCACCAAGGTCGGCATTCCAGCCGAGCGGCGCGTCAATCAGCTGACGGACGCCGAGGTGCTGCAGATCCGCGAGACGATCGACCGCGATTACCTCGTCGAAGGCGACCTGCGTCGCGAGGTCATCACCAACATCAAGCGCCTGATGGACCTCGGCTGCTATCGCGGCCTGCGCCATCGCAAGGGTCTGCCGGTTCGCGGCCAGCGCACCCACACCAACGCCCGCACCCGCAAGGGTCCGTCCAAGCCGATCGCTGGCAAGAAGAAGGCCTGATCGCACGCAATT of the Hyphomicrobium album genome contains:
- the rpsE gene encoding 30S ribosomal protein S5; translated protein: MARPQGRDRGRDREERDSEFTEKLVHINRVAKVVKGGKRFGFAALVVVGDLKGRVGFGHGKAREVPEAIRKATEAAKRSLLRVPLRDARTLHHDSEGRHGAGKVVLRSAPAGTGIIAGGAMRAVFEMLGVHDVVAKSLGSTNPYNVVRATFDALKHQENPRGVAARRNKKVSEIVSRRRDGSVAGETVAEA
- the rpmD gene encoding 50S ribosomal protein L30: MAKKTITVEQIASANRRPAIQTQTLRGLGLDKLHRTRRLEDTPAIRGMINSIPHLVRIVDVPAAKKS
- the rplO gene encoding 50S ribosomal protein L15, producing the protein MRLNEIKDKHGARKERVRVGRGIGSGLGKQGGRGGKGQTARTGVAIGGFEGGQMPLHRRLPKRGFNKWRRKDYNEINVGALQQAIDDKRLDAGKPVDLESLVAAGIIRRPKDGLRLLGNGEIKAKLSLTVNHASGTAKAAIEKAGGSIKLIVKKVLEADEIKRKKTAAKKSAGKTPKKPAGDAATEE
- the secY gene encoding preprotein translocase subunit SecY → MVSAAEQLAANLNFGAFAKAEDLKRRIYFTLGALIVYRFGTFIPLPGVNPTAFAQTFSANASGILGMFNMFAGGAVERMAIFALNIMPYISASIIMQLMSSMSPKLEALKKEGEQGRKQINQYTRYLTVVLAAFQAYGIAIGLEGSHGAAGPVVLDPGWFFRITTVITLVGGTLFLMWLGEQITQRGVGNGISLIIFAGIVAGLPAALVGLFELARTGSLSVGLLLLLLALMLFVVAAIVFMERAQRRLLIQYPKRQVGNRMFQGDSSHLPLKLNSAGVIPPIFASSLLLLPITAAQFTAGQGPQWLNDVTAALGSGQPLHIALYVALIIFFAFFYTAVVFNPKETADNLRKYGGFLPGIRPGEKTAEYIDYVLTRITVVGAIYLAAVCVLPEILISYAAVPFYFGGTSLLIAVSVTMDTVAQVQSHLLAHQYEGLIKKAKLRGATGRGRR
- a CDS encoding adenylate kinase, whose product is MNLILLGPPGAGKGTQGENLAKKRGLIQLSTGDMLRQAVKAGTPVGLVASAIMEAGGLVPDDVVINIIAERIAQPDCAKGFILDGFPRTLKQAAALDELLTATGKQLDAVIELKVNDDALLSRIENRARETIAAGGVPRADDNAEALRKRLMAYYRETAPLIGYYFAKGKLHCVDGMAPIPQVESQVDAVLNSVAAP
- the rpsM gene encoding 30S ribosomal protein S13, encoding MARIAGVNIPTQKRVVIALQYIHGIGQKFAHEICTKVGIPAERRVNQLTDAEVLQIRETIDRDYLVEGDLRREVITNIKRLMDLGCYRGLRHRKGLPVRGQRTHTNARTRKGPSKPIAGKKKA